In Chaetodon auriga isolate fChaAug3 chromosome 7, fChaAug3.hap1, whole genome shotgun sequence, a genomic segment contains:
- the LOC143323177 gene encoding claudin-3-like: MPSGGLEILGVILAVLGWISALASCALPMWRVSAFIGMNIVTAQITWEGIWMNCVVQSTGQLQCKIHDSMLALSADLQAARALTIISIVVGAVGVLVAMMGAKCTNCVEEELAKGRVMIVAGVAFILASLTQLIPVSWSAHTIIMEFYNPVIPEAQKREIGAALYLGWAAAAFLLIAGGILCSSCPPQPEKRYGPPSKTMYSHTRSLAPSGYDRRDYV; this comes from the coding sequence ATGCCTTCAGGGGGACTGGAGATACTGGGAGTGATTCTGGCCGTCCTGGGATGGATCTCAGCCCTTGCATCCTGCGCCTTGCCCATGTGGAGAGTGTCAGCTTTCATTGGGATGAACATCGTCACAGCGCAGATCACCTGGGAGGGCATCTGGATGAACTGTGTGGTCCAAAGCACAGGTCAGTTGCAGTGTAAAATCCACGACTCCATGTTGGCTCTGAGCGCAGACCTTCAAGCCGCCCGTGCCCTCACCATCATCTCCATCGTGGTGGGCGCTGTGGGTGTCTTGGTGGCCATGATGGGGGCGAAATGCACCAACTGCGTGGAAGAGGAGTTAGCCAAGGGTCGGGTGATGATAGTCGCCGGGGTGGCTTTCATCTTGGCTTCTCTGACCCAGCTGATCCCCGTGTCCTGGTCTGCCCATACTATCATCATGGAGTTCTACAATCCAGTCATACCCGAGGCACAGAAGAGGGAGATAGGTGCAGCTCTGTACCTGGGctgggctgctgctgcatttctgcTCATCGCAGGGGGCATCCTCTGCTCAAGCTGCCCCCCGCAACCTGAGAAAAGGTACGGGCCTCCATCAAAGACAATGTACTCCCACACCAGGTCGCTCGCCCCAAGTGGTTACGATCGGAGAGACTATGTCTAA
- the LOC143323178 gene encoding claudin-3-like — protein sequence MSIGLELIGISLCILGWIIAIVACALPMWRVTAFIGSNIVTAQIIWEGLWMTCVVQSTGQMQCKVYDSMLALSQDLQAARALTVISILLAILAVLIAIAGAKCTNCIDDEASKAKVMIISGVFFIVSGVMQLIPVSWSANTIIRDFYNPLLTDAQRRELGAALYIGWAAAALLILGGGLLCCSCPPRETRYNPSRMAYSAPRSAGGPGLERKDYV from the coding sequence ATGTCTATTGGGCTGGAGCTGATTGGCATCTCCCTGTGCATTTTGGGATGGATTATTGCCATTGTGGCGTGCGCCCTCCCCATGTGGAGGGTGACGGCTTTCATCGGCAGCAACATAGTGACCGCTCAGATTATCTGGGAAGGCCTGTGGATGACTTGCGTGGTCCAGAGCACGGGCCAAATGCAGTGTAAGGTCTACGACTCCATGCTCGCCCTCTCCCAAGACCTCCAAGCTGCCCGCGCCCTCACCGTTATCTCCATCCTGTTGGCGATCCTGGCCGTGCTCATTGCCATCGCTGGGGCCAAGTGCACCAACTGCATTGACGATGAGGCATCCAAGGCCAAGGTGATGATCATCTCTGGGGTCTTCTTCATCGTTTCCGGGGTCATGCAGCTCATTCCTGTCTCCTGGTCCGCCAATACCATAATCAGGGACTTCTACAACCCTTTACTTACAGACGCTCAGCGGCGGGAGCTGGGGGCTGCTCTGTACATCGGCTGGGCAGCTGCCGCCCTCCTGATTCTTGGTGGCggactgctctgctgctcctgtccACCACGTGAGACCAGATACAACCCTTCACGAATGGCTTACTCTGCCCCACGGTCTGCAGGTGGTCCAGGATTAGAAAGGAAAGACTATGTATGA